One region of Primulina tabacum isolate GXHZ01 chromosome 17, ASM2559414v2, whole genome shotgun sequence genomic DNA includes:
- the LOC142530742 gene encoding LOW QUALITY PROTEIN: extra-large guanine nucleotide-binding protein 1-like (The sequence of the model RefSeq protein was modified relative to this genomic sequence to represent the inferred CDS: deleted 1 base in 1 codon): protein MSVEVRDGVEYSFAMEYDGPPITCELPWAVPINVDRIPVAAVVSPLPFSDKLLLPIVQPISAADFSKKLSKDFKFNSSTELLTVSPTSVIAFEPRNNEVSEGSYSKELGLEFDATVSPISVNNAFEDAELVNCRDSGDCALSGEFSDLECRDTDFGANELNEQGYSSASRDNSSELMGVVGSSGALGASDRFVKSTELSGSFHNGRVPNGFNESLDLNEYNRLDWASNDSVLSVDYPSSIVSSRKFGDENNESCCDLRRATVVTFCDIESDDGNANEFSNSGPVVVREKKEPAVKVKKGACYRCLKVNRFTEKEVCIVCDAKYCLNCVLRAMGSMPEGRKCVGCIGFPIYEPKRGNLGKCSRMLKRLLNDLEVRQIMKAEKLCDVNQLPPEYISVNGCPLYHEELIALQSCSNPPKKLKPGKYWYDKESGLWGKEGKKPLQIISPHLNVGDSIKADASNGNTQVYINGREITNVELRMLKLAGVQCAGNPHFWVNEDGSYQEEGQKNTKGYIWGKAGTKLLCAVLSLPVPSKASNPSGEQVTTVSSQAFPDHLGHEAVQKLLLIGYSGSGTSTILKQAKILYKDVPFSEDEQDQIKLVIQSNVYSYIGILLDARERFEEESLHELRKNQFPVGLTTTGLVDDKYEKTPYAICPRLKAFSDWLLKTMASGTLEAIFPAASREYAPLVEELWNNAAFQLTYKRRSELETLPSIATYFLERAVEILKPDYKPSDVDILYAERVTSSNGLSCVDFSFPESSNDDAETRDLSDSRLRFQLIRLQAKGFGENCKWLQMFEDVRIVIFCVSLNDYDLFETDGEGNSTNKMVSSKKFFESMVTHPTFYQIDFLLLLNKFDLFEEKIEQVPLNKCDWFDDFQPVMSRNRSNSNNPNHPTIGQLAFHYIAVKFKRLFSSVTGRKLYVSQVKGVETTSVDSALKYAKEILNWDEERDNMGLSEYSIYSTETNSTH from the exons ATGTCTGTGGAGGTGAGAGATGGGGTGGAGTATTCATTTGCAATGGAATACGACGGCCCGCCCATAACCTGTGAGCTGCCATGGGCGGTACCCATCAATGTGGATAGGATCCCCGTGGCTGCTGTCGTTTCGCCGCTTCCATTTTCAGACAAGTTGTTGTTGCCCATCGTTCAACCGATATCAGCAGCTGATTTTAGCAAGAAACTATcgaaagattttaaatttaactCCTCCACGGAGTTATTGACCGTTTCCCCTACTTCAGTTATTGCGTTTGAGCCGCGGAACAACGAGGTTAGTGAGGGATCTTACAGTAAAGAACTAGGGTTAGAGTTTGATGCTACTGTGTCGCCTATCTCTGTTAATAATGCATTTGAAGATGCTGAACTTGTGAATTGTCGGGATAGTGGTGATTGTGCTTTGTCCGGGGAGTTTAGTGATTTGGAGTGTCGTGATACTGATTTTGGAGCCAATGAATTGAATGAGCAGGGGTATTCTTCTGCTAGTCGAGATAATTCCTCCGAGTTAATGGGTGTTGTTGGAAGTTCAGGCGCATTGGGTGCTTCAGATAGGTTTGTGAAATCCACTGAGCTTTCTGGGAGCTTTCATAACGGT AGGGTGCCTAATGGTTTTAACGAGAGCTTAGATTTGAATGAGTATAATCGACTGGATTGGGCATCAAATGACTCGGTCTTGAGTGTGGATTATCCATCATCTATAGTGTCTTCTCGTAAATTTGGAGATGAAAATAATGAATCTTGCTGTGATCTGAGGCGAGCCACTGTAGTGACGTTTTGTGATATTGAGTCCGACGATGGAAATGCTAATGAGTTTAGCAACTCTGGACCTGTGGTGGTTAGAGAAAAGAAAGAACCTGCTGTTAAGGTGAAGAAAGGAGCATGCTACCGGTGCTTAAAAGTAAATAGATTTACGGAAAAAGAAGTATGTATTGTTTGTGATGCAAAGTATTGCCTCAATTGTGTTCTTAGGGCAATGGGGTCCATGCCAGAGGGTAGAAAGTGTGTGGGTTGCATTGGATTCCCCATTTACGAACCGAAGAGAGGCAATTTGGGGAAGTGCTCAAGAATGCTCAAGCGATTGCTCAATGATCTGGAGGTTCGTCAAATCATGAAGGCCGAAAAATTGTGTGATGTGAACCAATTACCTCCAGAGTATATTTCTGTGAATGGTTGTCCCCTTTATCATGAGGAGCTGATCGCATTGCAAAGCTGCTCCAATCCCCCTAAGAAGCTGAAACCAGGAAAATATTGGTACGACAAAGAATCCGGTCTTTGGGGAAAG GAAGGGAAGAAACCTTTACAAATAATTAGCCCTCATCTGAATGTTGGGGATTCAATTAAGGCAGATGCTAGCAATGGGAATACACAAGTCTATATAAATGGTCGTGAGATTACTAATGTGGAGCTGCGGATGTTGAAG TTGGCAGGAGTTCAGTGTGCTGGAAATCCACATTTTTGGGTGAATGAAGATGGTTCATACCAAGAGGAGGGACAAAAAAACACCAAAGGTTATATCTGGGGCAAG GCTGGAACAAAGCTGCTTTGTGCTGTACTTTCTCTTCCAGTTCCTTCAAAAGCATCCAATCCTAGTGGAGAGCAAGTAACTACTGTGAGTAGTCAAGCATTCCCAGACCATCTTGGGCATGAAGCAGTTCAGAAACTTCTTTTGATTGGATATAGTGGATCTGGGACAAGTACCATACTTAAACAG gctaaaatcctttacaaaGACGTGCCATTTTCGGAGGATGAGCAAGATCAAATTAAATTGGTGATTCAGAGCAATGTTTATAGTTATATTGGAATACTCCTTGATGCCCGTGAGCGCTTTGAAGAAGAAAGTTTACATGAATTGAGGAAAAATCAGTTTCCTGTTGGTTTAACTACTACTG GGCTTGTTGATGATAAGTATGAAAAGACTCCATATGCCATTTGCCCACGGTTGAAGGCTTTTTCCGATTGGCTTCTTAAAACCATGGCATCTGGTACATTGGAAGCAATATTCCCTGCTGCTAGTCGAGAATATGCACCATTGGTTGAGGAACTCTGGAATAATGCTGCCTTCCAGTTGACGTACAAGCGGAGAAGTGAATTGGAAACTCTCCCCAGTATTGCGACTTATTTTTTAGAGCGG GCTGTTGAAATATTGAAACCTGATTATAAACCTTCTGATGTCGATATACTCTATGCTGAACGTGTTACTTCATCCAATGGGCTTTCGTGTGTGGACTTCTCGTTTCCTGAGTCGTCAAATGATGATGCAGAAACAAGAGATCTATCTGATTCCCGGCTCAG ATTTCAGCTGATCAGATTACAGGCAAAAGGATTCGGAGAAAACTGCAAATGGCTTCAAATGTTTGAAGACGTTCGAATTGTAATTTTCTGCGTGTCTCTAAATGACTATGATCTGTTTGAAACGGATGGTGAAGGAAACTCGACCAACAAGATGGTGTCGAGCAAGAAGTTTTTTGAGAGCATGGTTACTCATCCAACTTTTTATCAGATAGACTTCCTTCTCCTATTGAACAAATTCGACTTGTTTGAGGAGAAAATCGAGCAAGTCCCTTTGAATAAATGTGACTGGTTTGATGATTTTCAACCCGTAATGAGCCGTAATCGCTCCAACAGCAACAATCCAAATCACCCAACAATTGGGCAATTGGCTTTTCACTATATCGCTGTAAAGTTCAAAAGGCTCTTCTCATCTGTCACTGGCCGAAAATTGTATGTCTCACAAGTGAAGGGTGTAGAGACTACCAGTGTAGATTCTGCACTTAAATATGCAAAGGAAATTCTTAACTGGGATGAAGAGAGAGACAACATGGGCTTGAGCGAGTACTCGATTTATAGCACGGAAACGAACTCCACTCATTGA